The window GTTGGGCGTGGTTCTGCTTTCTGTCCACTGTGGTTGGCTTCGGGGCCATCACGGCGGTCCCTGCCGCATTTGCGTACAGGCAGATGACACGATCCGTACGGTTGGGCAGGCAGCGGTACACGGCGGTCCAGACCGCCATGCGGCGGCGACTGGATGAGATCAGCACCGAGCAGGGGGCGTAAAGCGTGAGTGAGGCCCCACCCGGCGCTGATCGGGTGGGGCCTCGGAGTCCGCAGCGCCGCAGCCAGCAGCATGAATAGGGACGATGGCTACGGTACGGGCCGACGCAGACAGGTGGGTCGGGTCAGTGGCTGTGTGCGGGGTAGTGCCCGCCGCACTGCGGGCAGTACGGGAGTTCCTGCTGATCGAACCGGAGCAGGGCGAGGAGGGCGCGGATCATGCGCTTTCCACCTCCTCCCGGTACGGGTGGACGGTGACCTGTGCCCCGCTCGCGGAGTGCACGACGCGGAGGGTAGTTGGGTAGTTGTCGCTGCTCACAGGGGCGGGGGAGGGGTTGGGATCCTCGGCCGGGGGAGGGGTTGTGTGTACGTCCCATACGGCGGTGAGGTCGTCGATGTGGACACCGGTGGATACAGCGCCGCCCACCTTCAGGGAGTCGCGGACGGGGATCCCGAGGCGCTCGACAACGCCCCGGAGGGTGGCCGCGTCCCACTCCTTATGCATGCCGGACTGGTGCAGCCCGTCGAGGAGTTCGGCGATCAGCACGCCGTTGCGGTCGCCGATCCGCCCGTAGATCCACTGGACGAACGCGGCCTCGGCCTGCTCCTCCCGCTCGATGCGGCGGCCGGTGCGCCATGCGGCGATGCACCACACGGTGAGGAGTGCCCACAGGGTGCCGCGGGCTGCGAGGACGATTCCGCCGGCCACCCAACAGCCGACGAGCAGGGCGACGAGACGGGCGGCACGCTCCTTGTTGGGGACGTCGTCCCAGAACGCGCGGCCTGCGCGGCGGGCGTTCGCGGTCGTGCCGCGGCCGAGGCGGGTGACGATCGGGGCGAGGTTCACTGCACCACCCCGGCGTACCAACTGCCGGCCACGTTCACCGCGGAGGCGAGGGGGACGGCGGCGGTGCCTGCCACACCGCTGGACAGGCCGAGGAGGATCCCGGCGAGGATCCCGGCAAGGGACTGGAGCCGGGGCAGGCGCCTCGACCACAGGTAGTTGCCGATGACGACGGCCGTCCAGATCGCGTAGACGGCGTAGCCGCCTGCGGTGAGGACGACGGGCGCAGCGCGGGTGACGTCGGGGCTGGAGCCGCCGACGCCGTAGACGAGGTACAGGGTGCCGATGCCGTCGCCGCCCCACAGGCCGAAACGGGTGACGAGGCCGAGGAGACTGATCGGCCCGGCGGCGAGGACGGCGAGGATGCCGTAGGCGAGGGCCACGGTGAACGGGATGAGCTGCTTCCAATCGCGGCTGCCGCCGTCGTCGCCCTTCTTCCCACCTCCCCCGCCGCCCTTCTTCCACCAGCGCTGAACGACGAGTACGACGATGATCGTGCCGAGGGTGATGCCGCCGAGGCTGACGGCAGTTGTGCCCAGATTCATGGGGTCCTCAATGGAGGATGGCCAGCCCGAGGGCGGCGAGGGTGAGGATGAGGGCGCACGTGCCGCTCACAGGCGGGACGGTGCGAACGTCGACCACGGCGAGGCCGAGGAGACCGACGAGGGCCGCGAGCACAAAGAACACGGCGAACACGGCCGGGCCTACGGGTTCTGCCCGGCGGCGAGCGGGAGCGTGGCCGGAAGGTTCTTCAGGCTCGGCTCGCGCTGCTCGATCTCGGCTCGGATGATGCCGCGGATGGTGGAGTCGCCGACGCGGCCATGTCCGGCGACGATCAGGGCGTCTCGCATGGCGGCAGTGCCGGGCCGCGTCCCTCCGTCGTACAGCGGGCGGACGGCTGCGCACCTCGGGTCGCGGTAGACGATCGGCGCGGGCTGCTGCGCCGCGGCGGGCGGGAGCTGCGGGGCCGGCGCCTGCGCGGGCATCGGAGGCAGCACCGGCGCGGGCTCCTCGACGCGCTCGACGACGGGGGCGTCAGGCTGCGCATCGACGCTGGTCGACGGGGCGACGACGGGCGCCGACAGGGCCCGATAGATCTGCCGCATCAACGCAGTAAAGATCAGCAGCGCCGCGCACGGAGGCACCGCGTGCACGACCTGCGTCATCCTGTCGACCTCACCAGCAGAGGCCACGTTGAGGACGATCGAGCCGATCGAGCCCGAGGCGGTGAGGAACACGGCGAGCCAGTCGACGCGGCGCAGCAGCGACGCGCGGAGGATGAGTACCTCGCCGATGATGATGAACGCGTCGATCGTGGCGGGCCATGCCCATGCGCGTTCGCCCTGGAGGCCGTTGTCGGAGGCGAGGGTGTGCAGGGCCTCGTACGACAGCCAGAACGTGACGGCGGTGAGGCCGATGGTGAGGACGGCGGCGAGGACTGCAAGGCGCAGGATGGTGTCACTGCGGGTGGGGTTGTGCGTAGGCTGGCGCGTAGCCATGGAGGTCACTCTCCGGTGGTCAGAGCCCCGTTTCGGTGTTAGCGCACCTGCGGGGCTCGTTCAGTTGTAGGGCGTCGTCGGGCGTCGTCGGCCCGTCGTGACGCGACCAAGGGGTACCCCCTGGCATTCCAGAGGGTACCCCTTGGGCGGGCGTCTGTGCAGCCCTACGCTCCGGGCGGGAGGTAGCTGCTGTGGCTGACGAGGTGGAACGGGTACGTGAGGCGCTGCGCGCGCTGGAGGCGATCCCCGATGCGGTAGACCGGGCCGCGGCCTGCTCCGAGCTGCTCCGCGAGTGGCCCGAGCTGCACCGGGTGTTGGCCGATGTGCGTCAGCAGGCGGTCATCACTGCCAAGTCGCAGGGGCATACGTACCGGGCGATCGGCGAGCGGATCGGGACGACGGGGGAGACGGCCGGCCAGATCGCCGCGGGGAAGAACAGGGCGTCGTCGGCGTAGCTCGACGTGCGTCGTCGGCCCGTCGGGGCGAGGCTGGCCTCATGGCTGGTTCCCTGCCGATCGTGATCTCCCCGCCGTCGCCGACGGGTGGCCGGCGGGTGCGTGTCGACGGGGAGATCCTCGGCCTTGCGCACGGCCTGCGGGACGTTGTGGAGTTCCTGCGGCGGGCGGGGATGGACGACATCGACGAGGACGACGTGATCCTGTCGAGTCTGATCGAGTGGCGCGGGGGCGGGCCCGACGTGTGGTCCGCCCCCACATAGATCACGAGGTGGTTCGGGCGTGAATGTCTTCGACCAGCAACTGGTTGGAGACTTGAGAGAACCGGTTCCACGCTTGCACCATGTCCGTGCGGGCTTGCGTGAGTTCGGTCGTTACCTCCGCCAGCCTGGGGCCGCCCCCGGACTGGCTTTGGTGAGCAAATAACTGTTGATGATCCCACACTGTCTGAGACCTGTTTTGCAGCTCGCAGGCCTTGGACCATGCCTCGTCCGGGCCGAATAGACGGGTCCCTTGGCACGCGATAGCAAGGAGGGCCCAGGCTTCGAGGGACCGCTGATTCAACTCGTCTAGGGGCTGTTGCTCCTCGACGGCCTTATGGTGTGCCGCGAAAGTCCTCACCATTTCGCCGTAGGCGCGCAACACCTCTCCATAGGATGCCCGCCGCTCTCCTCGAACCCAATGCACATGTTCGTTGCGGCTCTGCTGCTCCACCTGATGCGCAATGGCGTCGGCCGATGCCTTGGCGCCTGCGATGACTCCTTGCTTGGCGAAGTACCCGCCGATCACGGCCCCGGCGAGCCCGGCCGCCCCCGCTATGACCGCCGACCATCCTGCATCCATCGGTTCCCCCCTGCTGCTCCTACCTAATTCGTCTACTGCTGCGGGGGACCGTACTGGCCACCGGGCGGCGGCTGCTGCGGCCCGTAGTACGGCGGGGCCTGGTGCGGCTGCTGCGGCGGATACCCCTGCTGCGGCTGCCCGTACTGCTGCTGCGCCGGCGGGTAGACGTACGTCTGCTGCGGCGGCTGGTAGGTCGGGACCTTGGTGACGGTCTTACGGCCCATGGCGGCGGCGATGGGCCACCCGGTGATGGCCCACAGTCCGCAGGTGAGGAGCGACAGGATCAGGTGGAGCGTGTGGTTCGCGCCGCGCTTTTCGACGTACCGCTGTGACATGGTCGGGCCCCCTTGATGGTGGGGTGAGTGTGCCCGGTGTGATGGGGATGTGTCGAGTCGGTGAACGTGGGTTCGATGACGGGCGTCGTCCGGGCATGGCGACGCCCCGTCACCTCGGGTCGGTGGCGGGGCGTCTGGCCTGCGTCGTCACCGTTCGACGGGTGCAGGGTTGGGGCTCGGCGTGGGTGTGGTCGTGGCGCGGGCGGCATCGAGGCCGGCCAGCAGCGCGTAGGCGCCGATGGCGGCGAGGGCGAGCAGCGCGGTGACGGCGGCCGTGAGGATGGCGCGGCGCATGGTCAGTGCTCCTCGGTGGTGCCGAGGGTGCGGCGGATCCTGGCCAGCTCGGCAACGGCCGGGTGCTCGGGCATGGCGTCGAGGGCAGCGTGAACGGCGTGCCAGATCATCGCGTTCCGCTCGACGACGGTGGTCGGCAGGAAGTCGGTGGGCTCACTGCGGATGTACGCGAGGACGGAGTCATAGGCGGGCTGCCGCGGGGCGTCGTCACCCGTCGTCTGCCGGGCGTCTGTGTCCTCGACGACGGGCGCCACCATCGCCTCGGCGACGCGTCGGACCTGCGTCGTCAGCCTGTCGACGGCCTTGGTGACGTTGCGGTACGGGTCAACGGGCATGGTGCTGCTCCCTGTTCGTGGTGGTGGTCATGACGCCAGTGCCAGCGCAGGCCGCGGCGCCTTGCCTCGCTTCGCTGCGCGCCGCAGCTGGCGGCGTACCGCGTTCTTCGCTCGCTCGGCCCGCAGGCAGCCGAGGCAGACGGGCTCGCCGAGGCGGCGGTGAATCGCGGCCCCGGCCTCCGATCCGCCGGCCGCGTGCTCCTCGGCGAGGCGGGCGCGGCGCTGCGCCTCGATGCGCGCGTCCTGTGCGTCGCGGCACACCTCGCACTGCTCCCCGTATGCGAGGTGGGCGCACAGGGCTTTGTACGAGCCGCACGGCACCCGCACCCTGCCCTGTTCGTCGAGGGTGGTGTCGTCGTCGGGGCGGAGGATGCGGCGGCGTTCCTTGGCGGTGAGCGCACCCCATGTGCCGGTGGGCTCGGGGGCGGTGAGGGCGTAGTCGGCGCACTCCGCCCGGAGAGGGCAGCCGCGGCAGATGGTGCGGGCCTGCTCCTGCGCGGTGGGGTGGGTGGAGTGGAAGAGGTCGGGGTCGGTGGTGCAGGCGGCGCGTCCGTGGTCGAGGAACGCGGGGAGTTCGATCATGGTGTGTCGTCCCTCTCCGGGGTGGGTGGTTGGCAGGGTCAGAGGGTGGCGGGCGGCTGCGACGGCGGGGCGAGGGCGTCGCGGACGGCTGCGGCGCGGACTTGGGCGTGGGGCCAGTCGTGGGGGGCGAGGACGGCCTTTACGGCGTCGATGCGTGCCCGGTATCGCTTGGCGCGTGCTGACTCCTGCTCGCCCCATGCCTGCGTCCGCTCGGCCAGCGCCTTGTAGTACTG is drawn from Streptomyces sp. NBC_01717 and contains these coding sequences:
- a CDS encoding DUF2637 domain-containing protein — encoded protein: MATRQPTHNPTRSDTILRLAVLAAVLTIGLTAVTFWLSYEALHTLASDNGLQGERAWAWPATIDAFIIIGEVLILRASLLRRVDWLAVFLTASGSIGSIVLNVASAGEVDRMTQVVHAVPPCAALLIFTALMRQIYRALSAPVVAPSTSVDAQPDAPVVERVEEPAPVLPPMPAQAPAPQLPPAAAQQPAPIVYRDPRCAAVRPLYDGGTRPGTAAMRDALIVAGHGRVGDSTIRGIIRAEIEQREPSLKNLPATLPLAAGQNP
- a CDS encoding WhiB family transcriptional regulator, with the protein product MIELPAFLDHGRAACTTDPDLFHSTHPTAQEQARTICRGCPLRAECADYALTAPEPTGTWGALTAKERRRILRPDDDTTLDEQGRVRVPCGSYKALCAHLAYGEQCEVCRDAQDARIEAQRRARLAEEHAAGGSEAGAAIHRRLGEPVCLGCLRAERAKNAVRRQLRRAAKRGKAPRPALALAS